The following proteins are encoded in a genomic region of Synechococcus sp. CBW1002:
- a CDS encoding RluA family pseudouridine synthase, with protein sequence MSAFGEGEGELLTLTYPKPLPMRLDRWLVAQRPEQSRARIQKFIDAGYVRVNGVTGRAKTPLRPNDTVQLWMPPPELLPYLVAQDIPLDVLFEDAHLIVLNKPAGLTVHPAPGNRDGTLVNGLLHHCPDLPGIGGEMRPGIVHRLDKDTTGCIVVAKSQEALVKLQVQIQQRIASREYVAVVHGVPPADHGTVIGAIGRHPADRKKYAVVHDGSGRHACTHWSLVERLGDYALLRFKLDTGRTHQIRVHCAHIGHPIVGDPVYSRCRKLPLDLPGQALHAVQLGLDHPISRERMVFEAPLPQVFDKLLAVLRRRR encoded by the coding sequence ATGAGCGCGTTTGGTGAAGGCGAGGGGGAGTTGCTCACGCTCACCTACCCGAAGCCCCTGCCGATGCGGCTGGATCGCTGGCTGGTGGCTCAGCGGCCGGAGCAGAGCCGTGCCCGGATTCAGAAGTTCATCGACGCCGGCTACGTACGGGTCAATGGGGTCACCGGTCGCGCCAAGACCCCCCTGCGGCCCAACGACACGGTGCAGCTGTGGATGCCACCGCCCGAACTGCTGCCCTACCTGGTGGCTCAGGACATCCCGCTGGATGTGCTTTTCGAGGATGCCCACCTGATCGTGCTCAACAAGCCGGCCGGCCTCACCGTCCATCCGGCCCCCGGCAACCGGGACGGCACCCTGGTGAATGGCCTGCTCCATCACTGCCCCGATCTGCCCGGCATCGGCGGTGAGATGCGCCCCGGCATCGTCCATCGGCTCGACAAGGACACCACCGGCTGCATCGTGGTGGCCAAGAGTCAGGAGGCATTGGTGAAGCTGCAGGTGCAGATCCAGCAGCGCATCGCCTCGCGGGAGTATGTGGCGGTTGTGCATGGTGTGCCCCCGGCCGATCACGGCACCGTGATCGGCGCCATTGGTCGCCACCCGGCTGACCGCAAGAAGTACGCGGTGGTGCACGACGGCAGCGGCCGCCATGCCTGCACCCACTGGAGCCTGGTGGAACGGCTGGGCGATTACGCCCTGCTGCGCTTCAAGCTTGATACCGGCCGCACCCACCAGATCCGGGTGCATTGCGCCCACATCGGTCATCCGATCGTTGGCGACCCGGTCTATTCCCGTTGCCGCAAGCTGCCGCTGGACCTGCCCGGGCAGGCCCTGCATGCGGTGCAACTGGGGCTCGATCACCCGATCAGCCGTGAGCGGATGGTGTTTGAGGCGCCGCTGCCGCAGGTGTTCGACAAGCTGCTGGCGGTGCTGCGGCGGCGACGCTGA
- the pgk gene encoding phosphoglycerate kinase translates to MTKRSLTSLSADELRGKRVLVRVDFNVPLDDAGAITDDTRIRAALPTINDLTGKGARVILAAHFGRPKGQVNEAMRLTPVVARLSELLGKPVVKTDSCIGPDAEAKVAAMVDGDVVLLENVRFFAEEEKNDPEFAAKLAALAEVYVNDAFGAAHRAHASTEGVAKILSPSVAGHLMEKELQYLQGAIDEPKRPLAAIVGGSKVSSKIGVLEALIDKCDKVLIGGGMIFTFYKARGLAVGKSLVEEDKLGLAKELEAKAKAKGVQLLLPTDVVLADNFSPDAKTLTTSVNVIPDGWMGLDIGPDSIQAFQAALADCKTVIWNGPMGVFEFDKFAAGTNGIAHTLADLSAKGCCTIIGGGDSVAAVEKVGVADQMSHISTGGGASLELLEGKVLPGVAALDDA, encoded by the coding sequence ATGACGAAGCGATCCCTCACCAGCCTCAGCGCCGACGAACTCCGCGGTAAGCGTGTCCTGGTGCGGGTCGACTTCAACGTACCGCTTGATGACGCCGGTGCCATCACTGACGACACCCGCATCCGCGCCGCCCTGCCCACGATCAACGACCTGACCGGCAAAGGCGCCCGGGTGATCCTGGCGGCCCACTTCGGCCGTCCCAAGGGCCAGGTGAATGAAGCCATGCGACTCACCCCGGTGGTGGCCCGCCTCAGCGAGCTGCTCGGCAAGCCGGTGGTGAAGACCGACAGCTGCATCGGCCCCGACGCCGAGGCCAAGGTGGCCGCCATGGTCGATGGCGATGTGGTGCTGCTCGAGAACGTGCGCTTCTTCGCCGAGGAGGAGAAGAACGATCCCGAGTTCGCCGCCAAGCTGGCCGCCCTGGCCGAGGTCTACGTGAACGACGCCTTCGGCGCCGCCCACCGCGCCCACGCCTCCACCGAAGGCGTGGCCAAGATCCTCAGCCCCAGCGTGGCTGGCCACCTGATGGAGAAGGAACTGCAGTATCTGCAGGGCGCGATCGACGAGCCGAAGCGGCCGCTGGCCGCGATCGTGGGCGGCTCCAAGGTGAGTTCCAAGATCGGCGTGCTCGAGGCCCTGATCGACAAGTGCGACAAGGTGCTGATCGGCGGCGGCATGATCTTCACCTTCTACAAGGCCCGTGGCCTGGCGGTGGGCAAGAGCCTGGTCGAGGAAGACAAGCTGGGCCTGGCCAAGGAGCTGGAGGCCAAGGCGAAGGCCAAGGGCGTGCAGCTGCTGCTCCCCACCGATGTGGTGCTGGCCGACAACTTCTCCCCTGACGCCAAGACCCTGACCACGTCGGTGAATGTGATTCCCGACGGCTGGATGGGCCTCGACATCGGCCCCGATTCGATCCAGGCCTTCCAGGCCGCCCTGGCGGACTGCAAGACCGTGATCTGGAACGGCCCGATGGGCGTGTTCGAGTTCGACAAGTTCGCCGCCGGCACCAACGGCATCGCCCACACCCTCGCCGACCTCAGCGCCAAGGGCTGCTGCACGATCATCGGCGGCGGTGATTCCGTGGCCGCCGTGGAGAAGGTGGGCGTGGCCGACCAGATGAGCCACATCTCCACCGGCGGTGGTGCCAGCCTGGAGCTGCTGGAAGGCAAGGTGCTGCCCGGTGTGGCTGCCCTCGACGACGCCTGA
- a CDS encoding universal stress protein, whose amino-acid sequence MFDTVLFPIDQSRQTMETATVALQLAQRHGSRLVVLSVVESEEGVMHDSEAVHDLLAQARSSFEQAGVACEVIEREGKPAFVIGDVADEINADLIVMGTRGISLDTDHTSTAARVIQLAPCPVLVVP is encoded by the coding sequence ATGTTCGACACCGTTCTGTTTCCGATCGATCAGAGCCGCCAGACCATGGAAACGGCCACCGTGGCCCTGCAGCTGGCCCAGCGCCATGGCAGCCGCCTGGTGGTGCTCTCGGTGGTTGAATCCGAGGAGGGTGTGATGCACGATTCGGAGGCGGTGCATGACCTGCTGGCCCAGGCGCGCAGCAGCTTTGAGCAGGCCGGCGTGGCCTGCGAAGTGATCGAGCGTGAAGGCAAGCCCGCCTTCGTGATCGGCGATGTGGCCGATGAAATCAATGCCGATCTGATCGTGATGGGCACCCGTGGCATCTCGCTTGACACCGACCACACCAGCACGGCCGCCCGGGTGATCCAGCTGGCGCCCTGTCCGGTGCTGGTGGTGCCCTGA
- the ylqF gene encoding ribosome biogenesis GTPase YlqF — MQATDLLSAAAPAIQWYPGHIAKAEKSLAASLEKVDLVIEVRDARIPLATGHPRLQRWIRGKQHLLVLNRVDMISPEARQAWTAWFRAHDLVVWWCDAKAGTGVKQLQQAAIRAGDALNARRAGRGMKPRPVRALMLGFPNVGKSALINRLVRQKVVQSARRAGVTRSLRWVRLGQDLDLLDAPGVLPPRLDDQLAALRLALCDDIGQAAYDGEAVALAFVTLLAGLEPQAAAGVPVGLLEKRYGVPVPALPTATAGPGTAPDAAAWLAAAAARHTSGDTARMAQRLLDEFRKGVLGAIALELPVAGTGATNARPAVPPSSPPLPHP; from the coding sequence ATGCAGGCGACCGACCTGCTCAGTGCTGCCGCCCCGGCGATTCAGTGGTACCCCGGCCATATCGCCAAGGCCGAAAAATCTCTGGCCGCCAGCCTCGAGAAGGTGGATCTGGTGATCGAGGTGCGGGATGCCCGCATCCCCCTGGCCACGGGTCATCCCCGCCTGCAGCGCTGGATCCGGGGTAAGCAGCACCTGCTCGTGCTCAACCGGGTGGACATGATCTCGCCCGAGGCGCGCCAGGCCTGGACCGCCTGGTTCCGCGCCCACGACCTTGTGGTCTGGTGGTGCGACGCCAAGGCCGGCACCGGTGTGAAGCAATTGCAACAGGCGGCGATCCGGGCCGGCGACGCCCTCAATGCCCGCCGTGCCGGTCGCGGCATGAAGCCCCGGCCCGTGCGGGCCCTGATGCTGGGCTTCCCCAATGTGGGCAAGTCGGCCCTGATCAACCGGCTGGTGCGTCAGAAGGTGGTGCAGAGCGCCCGCCGTGCCGGCGTCACCCGCAGCCTGCGCTGGGTGCGCCTCGGCCAGGATCTCGACCTGCTCGATGCGCCGGGGGTGCTGCCGCCCCGCCTCGATGACCAGCTGGCGGCCCTGCGGCTGGCCCTCTGTGACGACATCGGCCAGGCCGCCTACGACGGCGAAGCGGTGGCCCTGGCCTTCGTGACCCTGCTGGCTGGCCTGGAGCCCCAGGCGGCGGCAGGCGTGCCGGTGGGTCTGCTGGAGAAACGTTATGGCGTGCCCGTGCCGGCTCTGCCAACCGCGACCGCGGGGCCAGGCACGGCACCCGATGCCGCCGCCTGGCTGGCCGCCGCCGCCGCCCGTCACACCAGCGGTGATACAGCCCGCATGGCCCAGCGCCTCCTGGATGAGTTCCGCAAGGGTGTGCTGGGGGCCATCGCCCTGGAACTGCCGGTGGCCGGCACCGGTGCCACCAACGCCCGGCCTGCCGTTCCGCCGTCGTCTCCGCCCTTGCCCCATCCATGA
- a CDS encoding glycoside hydrolase family 9 protein — protein sequence MAQPDTPFLSSTPGVSVAISGDVWWNGLTAQLTLTNTSAVALEAWSVVFDSPHQLSGTPWGATAERIDLGNGLWRYTLTGAGWATRLPAGGSVSVGFNATQGQPIGNSGALNSSLLLAAGSASPPDPTPTPDPIPSPTQPDPAPRDGRVFQADPAGADIEGFDPSRDRLDFGDVSVHNLIVGKTAAGDATIINPWAWTPEDQVIRGVGLADLSPANLGIVANEHLRQDIGGALSWEKGVGERDADTVYVRSHETGVQERVEGFDPATMKLSFLYFGTRERLTVSDTAEGLLIAVEPTGQSLLLVGIRRAQLIPANLEFHNDQVVEDRLEDAFGVSVDQVSLVSRAGLLTPEGPAGQVTDGLQSRRGTGLTPIGGDAFNGSAGGHGQAHDHDSHDPADPMDPMDPMDPSPPQTGGSGTTTQPFTVSVGGSRWWNGFTAELTVANTSGQALPSWSFSFETVHRISGDPWGAEIEATDLGGGLTRYTVSGRDWAAAIPAGGSVTVGFNGTQGTPIGNSGTLDASLLFSEGSILPGTTTGSGETPNPTPGGDGTPGSPAEDGSTSGVDGGTTGGADAAQDYGTALGLSFLFYEANRSGDLDEASNRVPWRGDSGLRDGRDGVWFGDRRPENFQAGLSLDLSGGYHDAGDHGKFGLPLDSSLSTLAWSGIQFKEGYAAAGQLDELMDAVRWGTDYLLKAHGRDASGQTTYLVVQVGDVEADHALWSAPERQTIARPAMAITPDKPGSDVAGATAAALASASVLFRENGETAYADELQLLDHAMALHAFANRFQGKYSDSITEVRSYYNSWSGYHDELAYSAAWLARAVEAAGGDGSDYRNQALAIYSSSIGGLSNGWTHSWDDASYATAVMMAGDTGNAEVRRDVEDWLDSWVDGRNGVTITDGGLRFISPWGSLRYAANTALMAGFYADAVIDPEGRYGQLATDTVDYILGDNPRQFSYMVGYGDAYAQQPHHRAASGVSWDDFRNDQPNAHTLVGALVGGPSQASDFAYADRRDDYISNEVALDYNAGLTGALAFAIGQNVSLELA from the coding sequence ATGGCCCAGCCTGACACTCCTTTCCTCAGCAGTACGCCCGGTGTGAGCGTCGCCATCTCCGGCGACGTGTGGTGGAACGGTCTCACCGCTCAGCTGACCCTGACCAACACCTCCGCGGTGGCGCTGGAGGCGTGGAGCGTGGTGTTCGACAGCCCCCACCAACTGAGCGGCACGCCCTGGGGAGCCACGGCGGAACGGATCGACCTGGGCAACGGGCTCTGGCGCTACACCCTCACCGGCGCCGGCTGGGCCACCCGCCTGCCGGCAGGAGGAAGCGTCAGCGTGGGATTCAACGCCACCCAGGGACAGCCGATCGGCAACAGCGGCGCCCTCAACAGCTCCCTGCTGCTGGCGGCAGGCAGCGCCAGCCCGCCCGATCCCACGCCCACCCCAGACCCCATACCCTCACCCACGCAACCGGACCCGGCCCCGCGGGATGGACGGGTGTTCCAGGCCGATCCGGCCGGGGCGGATATCGAAGGCTTTGATCCCTCCCGGGACCGGCTCGACTTCGGTGACGTGTCGGTGCACAACCTGATCGTGGGCAAGACCGCCGCTGGAGACGCGACGATCATCAATCCCTGGGCCTGGACACCCGAGGACCAGGTGATCCGGGGCGTGGGCCTCGCCGACCTGAGCCCCGCCAATCTCGGCATCGTCGCCAACGAGCACCTGCGCCAGGACATCGGCGGAGCCCTCTCCTGGGAGAAGGGTGTGGGCGAGCGGGACGCGGACACCGTTTACGTGCGCTCCCATGAAACCGGCGTGCAGGAACGGGTCGAAGGCTTCGACCCCGCCACCATGAAGCTCAGCTTCCTTTATTTCGGCACCCGGGAACGGCTCACGGTGTCCGACACAGCGGAGGGTCTGCTGATCGCGGTGGAACCCACCGGCCAGAGCCTCCTGCTGGTCGGCATCCGCCGCGCCCAGCTGATCCCGGCCAACCTCGAGTTCCATAACGACCAGGTGGTGGAAGACCGGCTGGAGGATGCCTTCGGGGTGAGCGTGGATCAGGTGAGCCTGGTGAGCCGCGCCGGGCTGCTGACCCCGGAGGGGCCGGCCGGCCAGGTCACCGACGGACTGCAGAGCCGCAGGGGCACAGGCCTGACCCCGATCGGCGGTGATGCCTTCAACGGCAGCGCGGGTGGGCACGGTCAGGCGCACGACCACGACAGCCACGATCCCGCCGATCCCATGGACCCGATGGATCCCATGGATCCCAGCCCCCCGCAGACAGGAGGGAGCGGGACAACCACCCAACCATTCACGGTCAGCGTCGGCGGCAGCCGCTGGTGGAATGGCTTCACGGCCGAGCTGACCGTGGCCAACACCTCCGGCCAGGCCCTGCCGAGCTGGAGCTTCAGCTTCGAGACGGTGCATCGGATCTCCGGCGATCCCTGGGGAGCTGAGATTGAAGCCACTGATCTGGGTGGCGGCCTGACCCGTTACACCGTCAGCGGCCGCGACTGGGCCGCGGCGATCCCTGCCGGTGGATCCGTGACGGTGGGATTCAACGGCACCCAGGGCACACCCATTGGCAACTCCGGAACGCTGGATGCCTCGCTCCTGTTCAGCGAGGGCAGCATCCTGCCTGGCACGACGACGGGATCCGGCGAAACCCCCAATCCCACACCAGGGGGTGACGGGACTCCAGGCAGTCCTGCGGAGGACGGCTCAACCAGTGGGGTGGATGGCGGAACGACGGGCGGCGCCGATGCGGCGCAGGACTACGGCACGGCCCTTGGGCTCTCGTTTCTTTTCTATGAAGCCAACCGCTCCGGTGACCTCGATGAGGCCAGCAACCGGGTGCCCTGGCGCGGTGATTCCGGTCTGCGCGATGGTCGCGACGGCGTCTGGTTCGGTGATCGGCGTCCCGAGAACTTCCAGGCGGGTCTCAGCCTCGACCTGAGCGGTGGCTACCACGATGCCGGAGATCACGGCAAATTCGGCCTGCCACTGGACTCCAGTCTCTCCACTCTGGCCTGGAGCGGCATTCAGTTCAAGGAGGGCTACGCCGCTGCCGGCCAGCTTGACGAGCTCATGGATGCGGTGCGCTGGGGTACCGACTATCTGCTCAAGGCCCATGGCCGTGATGCCTCCGGTCAGACCACCTACCTGGTGGTCCAGGTGGGCGATGTAGAGGCGGACCACGCGCTCTGGAGCGCACCGGAACGCCAGACCATTGCCCGGCCAGCCATGGCGATCACCCCCGACAAGCCGGGATCCGATGTGGCCGGGGCTACGGCTGCGGCATTGGCTTCGGCCTCGGTGTTATTTCGTGAGAACGGCGAAACGGCCTATGCCGATGAACTGCAACTGCTCGACCATGCGATGGCGCTTCATGCGTTCGCGAATCGCTTCCAGGGCAAGTATTCCGACTCCATCACGGAGGTGCGCAGCTATTACAATTCCTGGAGCGGATACCACGATGAACTCGCCTACAGTGCCGCCTGGCTGGCCCGGGCTGTGGAAGCGGCCGGCGGAGATGGCAGCGACTATCGCAATCAGGCATTGGCCATTTATAGCTCCTCCATCGGTGGCCTCTCCAATGGATGGACGCACAGTTGGGACGATGCTTCCTATGCCACTGCCGTGATGATGGCGGGTGATACCGGCAATGCCGAGGTACGCCGCGATGTGGAGGACTGGCTGGACAGCTGGGTGGATGGTCGCAACGGCGTGACGATCACCGATGGCGGACTGCGCTTCATCAGCCCTTGGGGTTCCCTGCGCTATGCCGCCAACACTGCTCTGATGGCGGGATTTTACGCCGATGCGGTGATCGATCCGGAGGGGCGCTATGGACAGCTGGCGACGGACACGGTTGATTATATTCTTGGCGATAATCCCCGCCAGTTCAGCTACATGGTGGGCTACGGCGACGCCTATGCACAGCAGCCACACCACCGTGCCGCATCCGGGGTGAGTTGGGATGATTTTCGTAATGACCAGCCCAATGCCCATACTCTGGTCGGGGCTCTCGTGGGCGGGCCCAGCCAGGCGAGTGATTTCGCCTATGCCGACCGCCGTGATGACTACATCAGCAACGAAGTGGCCCTTGATTACAATGCCGGTCTTACCGGTGCCTTGGCCTTTGCCATCGGCCAGAACGTCAGCCTTGAGCTGGCCTGA